The following coding sequences are from one Formosa haliotis window:
- a CDS encoding GH3 family domain-containing protein, which translates to MAIIGSIIKGVIQLKDTLTPESNPVENQKLVLKSLLETAKDTAFGSHYNFSAILQSENIAKAYADTIPYFDYNKINDEWWYRLHENETDITWPGNPDYFALSSGTTGNSSKRIPVTKEMIESIRNAGIEQVFALNNFDLPSDFFEKEIMMLGSSTDLIEKEDHMEGEISGISASNIPFWFRGYYKPGIEISKIDDWDERIQRIAENAKNWDIGALSGIPSWLELMLKKVIDHHNANDIHDVWPNLQVYTSGGVAFEPYEKSFNALTKKPITVIDTYLASEGFIAFQARPETSAMQLVTDNGIYFEFVPFKAEYILEDGSITADAPSITLADVKQDEEYVLIISTVSGAWRYLIGDTIKFTDVERAEIKITGRTKFFLNTVGSQLSVNKMNDALLHIEEAFGMKIPEFTICAKQYDGDFYHSWYLGTENTDKDAQKIAEAIDSYLKDANKNYKVARSKALKGVKVNLIKPELFYDWNAENKKKGGQVKMERVMNEDKFATWESFIKTKS; encoded by the coding sequence ATGGCTATAATTGGTAGTATTATAAAAGGTGTTATTCAACTAAAAGACACATTAACTCCAGAATCGAATCCTGTAGAAAATCAGAAATTGGTTTTAAAATCATTATTAGAAACCGCTAAAGACACTGCTTTTGGATCTCATTATAATTTTAGCGCTATTTTGCAAAGCGAAAATATAGCTAAAGCGTATGCCGACACCATACCTTATTTCGATTATAATAAAATTAACGACGAATGGTGGTATAGGTTACACGAAAACGAAACCGATATTACCTGGCCCGGAAATCCAGATTATTTTGCATTAAGTTCTGGAACTACCGGTAATTCTAGTAAGCGCATTCCTGTTACTAAAGAGATGATAGAATCTATTAGAAATGCAGGAATAGAACAAGTTTTTGCTCTTAACAATTTCGATTTACCGTCTGATTTCTTTGAAAAGGAAATCATGATGCTTGGAAGTTCTACCGACTTAATTGAAAAAGAGGACCACATGGAAGGAGAAATTAGTGGGATTAGTGCGAGTAATATTCCGTTTTGGTTTCGCGGGTATTACAAACCTGGAATAGAAATTTCAAAAATTGACGATTGGGACGAGCGCATACAACGCATCGCAGAAAATGCTAAAAATTGGGATATTGGCGCACTAAGCGGCATTCCCTCTTGGCTTGAACTCATGCTTAAAAAAGTTATCGATCATCACAATGCAAACGACATTCACGATGTTTGGCCAAATTTACAGGTTTACACTAGCGGAGGCGTAGCTTTCGAGCCTTACGAGAAAAGTTTTAACGCCTTAACCAAAAAGCCAATTACCGTAATTGATACCTACTTGGCTTCCGAAGGTTTTATAGCCTTTCAAGCACGACCGGAAACCTCAGCCATGCAATTGGTAACCGATAATGGTATTTATTTTGAATTTGTACCGTTTAAAGCGGAATACATTTTAGAAGATGGCTCTATAACTGCAGATGCTCCTTCAATTACTTTAGCCGATGTTAAACAAGATGAAGAGTATGTCCTTATTATAAGTACAGTGTCTGGAGCATGGCGTTATCTTATAGGAGACACTATAAAATTTACAGATGTAGAACGTGCCGAAATAAAAATTACAGGACGTACAAAATTCTTTTTAAACACTGTAGGGTCGCAGCTTTCTGTAAATAAAATGAATGATGCCTTACTCCATATTGAAGAAGCTTTTGGTATGAAAATTCCTGAATTTACTATTTGTGCGAAGCAATACGATGGCGATTTTTATCACAGTTGGTATTTAGGAACCGAAAACACAGATAAAGACGCCCAAAAAATAGCCGAAGCCATAGATTCTTATTTAAAAGACGCCAATAAAAATTATAAAGTAGCTCGATCTAAAGCTCTAAAAGGAGTAAAAGTAAACCTTATAAAACCAGAATTGTTTTACGATTGGAATGCTGAAAATAAAAAGAAAGGTGGCCAAGTAAAAATGGAACGTGTTATGAACGAAGACAAATTTGCTACTTGGGAATCTTTTATAAAAACTAAGTCTTAA
- a CDS encoding mechanosensitive ion channel family protein, whose translation MKDKMIQAWNKMLGKLDAWFEDLVLGLPNFIIALLVFLLVLFLSKYVDKLILKLLDRTKLQKSMKHLISRLVSAVVIMLGLFIVLGILNLDDALKTVLAGAGVVGLAVGLALQGALANFYSGVILSYVHFIKFGDWVETNGVEGEVVNIDLRSVTLKQADNNLVYMPNKMVVENPIKNFSSTSQSRVILDCGVAYDSDLKFVRDLVVKTIVEHFEAVESKQDVLFMFKEFGDSSINFETRFWIKSTSALEVAKAKSEAIIAVKSAFDAHDINIPFPIRTLDFPAGFNGVALEDDTPKETN comes from the coding sequence ATGAAGGATAAAATGATTCAGGCATGGAACAAAATGCTGGGAAAATTAGATGCTTGGTTTGAAGATTTAGTATTAGGGTTGCCTAATTTTATAATAGCCTTGCTCGTATTTTTACTTGTATTATTCTTATCTAAATATGTAGATAAATTAATTTTAAAATTACTAGATCGTACTAAGCTTCAAAAATCAATGAAGCATTTAATTTCTAGATTGGTTTCTGCTGTCGTAATCATGTTAGGGCTGTTTATCGTATTGGGGATATTAAATTTAGATGATGCCCTAAAAACAGTGTTGGCGGGTGCTGGAGTTGTAGGTTTAGCTGTTGGTTTGGCTCTACAGGGCGCTTTAGCAAACTTTTATTCGGGTGTTATTTTATCGTATGTACATTTTATAAAATTTGGAGATTGGGTTGAAACTAACGGCGTAGAAGGTGAAGTTGTTAATATTGATTTGCGATCGGTAACTTTAAAACAAGCCGATAATAATCTGGTATACATGCCAAATAAAATGGTCGTTGAAAACCCGATTAAAAACTTTTCTAGTACTTCGCAATCTCGAGTTATTTTAGATTGTGGCGTGGCTTACGATAGCGATTTAAAATTTGTTAGAGACTTGGTTGTAAAAACAATCGTGGAACATTTTGAAGCTGTAGAAAGTAAACAAGATGTGCTTTTTATGTTTAAAGAATTTGGTGATAGCTCTATTAATTTTGAAACGCGATTTTGGATAAAATCTACCTCTGCCTTAGAGGTGGCGAAAGCAAAATCTGAAGCTATTATAGCTGTAAAATCTGCTTTTGATGCCCATGATATTAACATTCCGTTCCCAATTAGAACACTTGATTTTCCAGCAGGATTTAATGGCGTAGCACTTGAAGATGACACACCAAAAGAGACAAACTAA